In Seriola aureovittata isolate HTS-2021-v1 ecotype China chromosome 17, ASM2101889v1, whole genome shotgun sequence, a genomic segment contains:
- the LOC130185284 gene encoding uncharacterized protein LOC130185284, which produces MSAAWIKLLTILCLTCTVLSDPGRDGVVWRKSGEDITIQCRTSQKATYVILNKGLSQEVQIFYKNRESNKDNIAKEVINRLQLNGAFPNMDFLIKNLTSADTGPYWCVFKMFEIDNAVSKVLEGNGSILLVVTDERSANPSPSSGAAKQECEKTHLNLVLVCVVVSVAVLLCFIVIALTWIFIKTKKLHSTVKPTRVTTNDVYEEMRGTLRH; this is translated from the exons ATGTCTGCTGCCTGGATAAAGCTCCTAACCATCCTTTGTCTCACCTGCACAGTCCTGAGTGACCCAG GAAGAGATGGAGTGGTATGGAGAAAATCTGGAGAAGACATCACTATCCAGTGCAGGACCTCTCAAAAAGCCACTTATGTGATTTTGAACAAGGGTCTCAGTCAGGAGGTTCAAATCTTTTATAAGAACCGAGAATCAAATAAAGACAACATTGCCAAAGAAGTCATCAACAGACTTCAGCTAAATGGAGCATTTCCCAACATGGACTTTCTCATCAAAAACTTGACCTCTGCTGACACAGGGCCATACTGGTGCGTCTTCAAAATGTTTGAGATCGACAATGCTGTTAGCAAAGTTTTGGAAGGCAATGGATCTATACTCCTGGTGGTGACAG ATGAGAGGTCTGCAAATCCATCTCCTTCATCTGGCGCTGCAAAGCAGGAGTGtgaaaaaacacatctgaaTCTGGTcctggtgtgtgttgttgtctctgttgctgtgctgctctgcttcaTCGTGATCGCCCTCACATGGATCTTCATTAAG ACCAAGAAGTTACACTCTACAGTGAAACCGACACGTGTCACCACCAATGATGTTTATGAAGAAATGCGTGGAACGCTCAGACACTGA